A window from Musa acuminata AAA Group cultivar baxijiao unplaced genomic scaffold, Cavendish_Baxijiao_AAA HiC_scaffold_1139, whole genome shotgun sequence encodes these proteins:
- the LOC103999808 gene encoding uncharacterized protein LOC103999808, translating into MERSERDHAMGDSILTTLTMENPHPPSTVLSMDPAGPPPATVPAHNDCDHEISNIQRRQQSVLSCPPDINLPLLVDQSSPQQPWDPDPMDILDVGLGPQIYDHDAVLNLPKVGGTGGAAGARKCAKRGDSIWGAWFFFTYYFKPVLAEKSKGKVVVRDAELDKSDLRLDVFLVQHDMENMYMWVFKERPENALGKMQLRSYMNGHSRQGEPQFPFSVDKGFVRSHRMQRKQYRGLSNPQCVHGIEVVRSPNLSVITEADRKKWAELTGRNLNFSIPAEASDFESWRNLPSTDFELERPPPPPLKTAAHPNSRKVLNGSGLNLSTQPSNHAGGDCMDLSPVYSKRRKDFISHGASEDCCSSGNPLSDRPQDMEVHATEPSWVTEFTGVMRHACGPVTAAKTIYEDEEGYLIMVSLPFSDQQRVKVSWRNSLTHGIVKISCVSIARMPYIKRHDRTFRLTDPSPEHCPPGEFVREIPLATRIPEDAKLEAYYDESGTVLEIMVPKRSAGPEEHEVHVCMRPPHLGANELMLT; encoded by the coding sequence ATGGAGAGGAGCGAGCGAGACCACGCCATGGGAGACTCCATCCTCACCACCCTGACTATGGAGAACCCCCATCCCCCCTCCACCGTCCTCTCCATGGACCCCGCCGGGCCGCCGCCGGCGACGGTCCCCGCCCACAATGACTGCGACCACGAGATCTCCAACATCCAGCGGCGACAGCAGTCCGTCCTCTCCTGCCCGCCCGACATCAATCTCCCGCTCTTGGTCGACCAGTCGTCTCCGCAGCAGCCCTGGGACCCTGACCCTATGGACATACTGGACGTCGGCCTGGGTCCCCAGATCTACGACCATGATGCCGTTCTCAACCTCCCCAAGGTGGGTGGCACCGGCGGCGCCGCCGGGGCCCGTAAGTGCGCCAAGAGAGGGGACAGCATATGGGGCGCGTGGTTTTTCTTCACTTACTACTTCAAGCCCGTGCTGGCGGAGAAGTCCAAGGGCAAGGTCGTCGTCCGCGACGCAGAACTCGACAAGTCCGACCTCCGCCTCGATGTCTTCCTCGTCCAGCACGACATGGAGAACATGTACATGTGGGTCTTCAAGGAGCGGCCGGAGAACGCGTTGGGGAAGATGCAGCTGCGGAGTTACATGAACGGCCACTCGCGCCAAGGGGAACCTCAGTTCCCTTTCAGCGTTGACAAGGGATTCGTGCGATCCCACCGGATGCAGAGGAAGCAGTACAGGGGGCTTTCCAACCCCCAGTGCGTCCATGGGATCGAAGTGGTTCGGTCGCCAAACCTCTCGGTGATAACAGAGGCCGACCGCAAAAAGTGGGCCGAGCTCACCGGCAGGAACTTGAACTTCTCGATCCCAGCCGAGGCTAGCGATTTCGAGTCATGGAGGAACCTCCCAAGCACGGATTTTGAGCTCGAGagacctccccctcctcctctcaAGACTGCAGCGCATCCCAATTCGAGGAAGGTGCTAAATGGTTCGGGTCTTAACCTCTCCACCCAGCCATCGAATCATGCAGGTGGAGATTGCATGGACCTTTCACCGGTCTACAGCAAGCGCAGGAAAGACTTCATTTCCCATGGGGCGTCCGAGGATTGTTGCTCGTCCGGCAATCCATTGTCAGATAGGCCTCAAGATATGGAAGTTCATGCGACGGAGCCATCATGGGTGACTGAGTTCACTGGTGTAATGAGGCATGCGTGCGGCCCGGTGACTGCTGCAAAGACGATCTACGAGGATGAAGAAGGGTACTTGATCATGGTCAGCTTGCCTTTCTCCGATCAGCAGCGGGTGAAGGTATCATGGAGGAACAGCCTGACACATGGGATAGTCAAGATCTCCTGTGTCAGCATTGCTCGGATGCCTTACATAAAACGACACGATCGAACATTCCGGCTCACGGATCCTTCTCCTGAGCATTGCCCTCCGGGGGAATTTGTGAGAGAAATACCACTAGCAACCCGGATTCCTGAAGATGCTAAGCTGGAAGCTTACTACGATGAATCCGGAACAGTTCTGGAGATCATGGTGCCTAAACGCAGCGCTGGGCCCGAAGAACATGAGGTTCATGTGTGCATGCGCCCTCCTCATCTTGGTGCCAATGAACTCATGTTGACTTGA